A genomic region of Eucalyptus grandis isolate ANBG69807.140 chromosome 5, ASM1654582v1, whole genome shotgun sequence contains the following coding sequences:
- the LOC120293893 gene encoding purine permease 21-like: MTDDQEAKEGNSSQPISFITNSQAMITSESKNLWWWIRVALYSFFVLSGQAVATLLGNLYYKEGGHSMWLASLVQLGGFPILLLLYFIPTPKQPNDPNNPYIQIDAQAQAQSQSQSPSLKSLALVYLFLGAMGALNGFLYSVGLLHLPVSTYSLICSSQLAFNALFSFFLNGQKFTPYIINSLVLLTLSSILLAFQSDSEDHNKVSAGKYALGFVCTILASASYGLLLSLDQFCFRRVIRKETLRAVLSLIVHPSIVASVIIVVGLFGSGEWENLGREMDGYKLGKVSYVMNLVGTAISWQAFTIGTIGLIIEASSLFSNSISVVGLPIVPIFSVVLLGDKMDGVKVMAMILAIWGFVSYAYQYYLDDNKLKAQRTSVGGDELGVRWALNAESQALMDIYRWWSVLVCVFTCSEM, encoded by the coding sequence ATGACAGATGATCAGGAAGCCAAAGAAGGGAACTCATCCCAGCCCATTAGCTTCATCACCAATAGTCAAGCAATGATAACTTCTGAATCCAAGAACTTATGGTGGTGGATTAGAGTGGCTCTCTACTCGTTCTTTGTGCTCTCTGGCCAAGCGGTGGCCACACTCCTTGGGAATCTCTACTACAAAGAAGGAGGCCACAGCATGTGGCTCGCCTCACTTGTCCAGCTTGGGGGCTTCCCAATCCTCCTCCTTCTCTACTTCATCCCCACGCCCAAACAACCAAATGACCCTAATAACCCATACATCCAAATAGATGCACAAGCTCAAGCTCAATCTCAATCACAATCACCCTCTCTCAAGAGCCTTGCCCTTGTGTATCTCTTTCTAGGCGCAATGGGGGCCCTAAATGGCTTTTTATACTCAGTTGGCCTCTTGCACCTCCCTGTCTCCACCTACTCCCTCATTTGCTCCTCCCAATTGGCCTTCAATgccctcttctccttcttcctaaATGGCCAAAAGTTCACCCCCtacatcattaactccctagtCCTCCTCACTTTGTCCTCAATCCTCCTTGCGTTCCAATCAGATTCAGAAGACCACAACAAGGTTTCTGCAGGGAAATATGCACTGGGGTTTGTGTGCACCATTTTAGCATCAGCTAGTTATGGGCTTCTTTTATCCTTAGACCAATTTTGCTTTAGGAGGGTCATAAGGAAAGAGACGCTTAGGGCAGTTTTGAGCTTGATTGTGCACCCATCAATAGTGGCTAGTGTGATTATTGTGGTGGGGTTGTTTGGGAGTGGTGAGTGGGAAAATCTGGGGAGAGAGATGGACGGGTATAAGCTTGGCAAGGTGAGCTATGTGATGAACTTGGTCGGGACGGCCATTTCTTGGCAAGCGTTCACCATCGGCACGATTGGGTTGATAATAGAAGCGTCATCTTTGTTCTCGAACTCGATTAGTGTGGTGGGCTTACCGATTGTGCCCATTTTTTCAGTCGTGCTCTTGGGGGACAAGATGGATGGGGTCAAGGTGATGGCTATGATCTTGGCCATTTGGGGGTTCGTTTCTTATGCCTACCAGTACTATTTGGATGATAACAAGTTGAAGGCTCAAAGGACGAGTGTTGGTGGGGATGAACTTGGTGTGAGATGGGCACTAAATGCTGAATCGCAAGCGTTAATGGATATTTATAGATGGTGGAGCGTTTTAGTTTGTGTCTTTACATGTAGCGAGATGTAA